One window of the Streptomyces asoensis genome contains the following:
- a CDS encoding hydroxymethylglutaryl-CoA lyase: protein MAVPAEGLPARVRIHEVGPRDGLQNEKSTVPTAVKAEFVHRLADAGLTTIEATSFVHPGWVPQLADAEELFPRVSGLEVALPVLVPNERGLDRALSLGARRVAVFASATESFAKANLNRSVDEVLAMSEPVVARAKAQGVHVRGYLSMCFGDPWEGAVPVDQVVRVCRALLDLGCDELSLGDTIGVATPGHVRALLTALNEQGVPTDALGVHFHDTYGQALANTLAALQHGVTTVDASAGGLGGCPYAKSATGNLATEDLVWMLRGLGIDTGVDLGRLVATSEWMAGRLGRPSPSRTVRALGTTTQSHKEQ, encoded by the coding sequence ATGGCCGTACCGGCCGAGGGCCTTCCCGCGCGGGTGCGCATCCACGAGGTGGGCCCGCGCGACGGCCTCCAGAACGAGAAGTCGACCGTGCCGACGGCTGTCAAGGCCGAGTTCGTCCACCGCCTCGCCGACGCGGGCCTCACCACCATCGAGGCCACCAGCTTCGTCCACCCCGGGTGGGTGCCCCAACTCGCCGACGCCGAGGAGCTGTTCCCGCGCGTGAGCGGCCTCGAGGTGGCGCTCCCGGTGCTGGTGCCGAACGAGCGCGGGCTGGACCGCGCCCTCTCCCTGGGCGCCCGCCGGGTCGCCGTCTTCGCCAGCGCCACCGAGTCCTTCGCCAAGGCCAACCTCAACCGCTCGGTGGACGAAGTGCTGGCGATGTCCGAGCCGGTGGTGGCCCGGGCCAAGGCGCAGGGCGTGCATGTGCGCGGCTACCTCTCCATGTGCTTCGGCGACCCTTGGGAGGGCGCGGTCCCGGTCGACCAGGTCGTCCGGGTCTGCCGGGCCCTGCTCGACCTGGGCTGCGACGAACTGAGCCTGGGCGACACGATCGGCGTGGCCACCCCGGGTCACGTCCGGGCCCTGCTGACCGCGCTGAACGAACAGGGCGTGCCCACGGACGCGCTGGGCGTGCACTTCCACGACACGTACGGCCAGGCGCTCGCCAACACCCTCGCCGCACTCCAGCACGGCGTCACCACCGTCGACGCCTCGGCGGGCGGTCTCGGCGGCTGCCCGTACGCCAAGTCCGCCACCGGCAATCTCGCCACCGAAGACCTGGTGTGGATGCTGCGGGGCCTCGGCATCGACACCGGGGTGGACCTCGGCCGTCTCGTCGCCACAAGCGAGTGGATGGCCGGCCGACTGGGCCGACCCAGCCCTTCCCGCACCGTCCGAGCACTCGGCACAACGACACAGTCCCACAAGGAGCAGTGA
- a CDS encoding acyl-CoA dehydrogenase family protein has translation MDHRLSPELEELRRTVEEFSHDVVAPKIGDFYERHEFPYEIVREMGRMGLFGLPFPEEHGGMGGDYLALGIVLEELARVDSSVAITLEAGVSLGAMPIHLFGTPEQKREWLPRLCSGEILGAFGLTEPDGGSDAGATRTTARLDPETDEWVINGTKCFITNSGTDITGLVTVTAVTGRKPDGRPLISAIIVPSGTPGFTVASPYSKVGWNASDTRELSFSDVRVPAANLLGEEGRGYAQFLRILDEGRIAIAALATGLAQGCVDESVKYAKERHAFGRPIGANQAIQFKIADMEMKAHTARLAWRDAASRLVAGDPFKKEAALAKLYSSTIAVDNARDATQVHGGYGFMNEYPVARMWRDSKILEIGEGTSEVQRMLIARELGLPG, from the coding sequence ATGGACCACCGTCTCTCTCCCGAACTGGAAGAACTCCGGCGCACTGTCGAGGAGTTCTCGCACGACGTGGTCGCGCCCAAGATCGGTGACTTCTACGAGCGGCACGAGTTCCCGTACGAGATCGTCCGCGAGATGGGCCGCATGGGCCTGTTCGGGCTGCCGTTCCCCGAGGAGCACGGCGGCATGGGCGGCGACTACCTCGCCCTCGGCATCGTGCTGGAGGAACTCGCGCGCGTCGACTCGTCCGTGGCGATCACCCTGGAGGCGGGCGTCTCGCTGGGCGCCATGCCGATCCATCTCTTCGGGACGCCGGAGCAGAAGCGGGAGTGGCTGCCGCGGCTGTGCTCCGGCGAGATCCTGGGCGCCTTCGGGCTGACCGAGCCGGACGGCGGCTCCGACGCGGGCGCGACGCGTACGACGGCCCGGCTCGACCCCGAGACGGACGAGTGGGTGATCAACGGCACCAAGTGCTTCATCACCAACTCGGGCACGGACATCACGGGGCTGGTCACGGTCACGGCGGTGACCGGCCGCAAGCCGGACGGCCGGCCGCTGATCTCGGCCATCATCGTCCCGTCCGGCACACCGGGCTTCACGGTCGCGAGCCCGTACTCGAAGGTCGGCTGGAACGCCTCCGACACCCGTGAGTTGTCCTTCTCGGACGTGCGTGTCCCGGCGGCGAACCTGCTGGGCGAGGAGGGCCGCGGGTACGCGCAGTTCCTGCGGATCCTCGACGAGGGGCGGATCGCCATCGCGGCGCTGGCGACCGGCCTCGCGCAGGGCTGTGTGGACGAGTCGGTGAAGTACGCGAAGGAACGGCACGCGTTCGGCCGTCCGATCGGCGCCAACCAGGCCATCCAGTTCAAGATCGCCGACATGGAGATGAAGGCCCACACGGCCCGCCTCGCCTGGCGGGACGCGGCCTCACGGCTGGTGGCCGGGGACCCCTTCAAGAAGGAGGCGGCCCTCGCCAAGCTCTACTCGTCGACGATCGCCGTCGACAACGCCCGCGACGCCACCCAGGTGCACGGCGGCTACGGCTTCATGAACGAGTACCCGGTGGCCCGGATGTGGCGCGACTCCAAGATCTTGGAGATCGGGGAGGGCACGAGCGAGGTGCAACGGATGCTGATCGCCCGCGAGTTGGGGCTGCCCGGCTGA
- a CDS encoding ABC transporter substrate-binding protein: protein MPNARAARPTRRGILAVGGALGLGAALAACGDDDASSSGSKSSASASAKSGPWTFKDDRGTTVKLDKIPTNIVAFTGVGAALYDYGIQVKGVFGPTKTAAGKADVQAGDMDISKVTILGNVWDEFNVEKYAALAPEVLISTMFDNAGTLWYVPEASKDKIAKLAPSVGVSVYDRQLTAPLQRMWELAESLGADMTAAAVTDAKKKFEDAAARLRAAAKAKPEIKVLAGSASEALFYVSGTNLSIDLEYFKALGVNFVEPPESAKAEGGGWYESLSWENVDKYAADIIMMDDRSSTIQPADIAEATWKKLPAVKAGQVIARSPEPILSYAKCVPLLENLAEALENAKKVA from the coding sequence ATGCCCAACGCCAGAGCCGCTCGTCCCACCCGCCGTGGCATCCTCGCCGTCGGTGGCGCCCTGGGCCTCGGTGCCGCCCTCGCCGCCTGCGGGGACGACGACGCGAGCAGCAGTGGCTCCAAGTCGTCGGCGAGCGCCTCGGCCAAGTCCGGTCCCTGGACCTTCAAGGACGACCGCGGCACCACGGTGAAGCTCGACAAGATACCCACGAACATCGTCGCCTTCACCGGCGTCGGCGCCGCCCTGTACGACTACGGCATCCAGGTCAAGGGCGTCTTCGGCCCGACCAAGACCGCCGCGGGCAAGGCCGACGTCCAGGCCGGCGACATGGACATCAGCAAGGTGACGATCCTCGGCAACGTCTGGGACGAGTTCAACGTCGAGAAGTACGCGGCCCTCGCGCCCGAGGTGCTCATCTCCACGATGTTCGACAACGCCGGCACCCTCTGGTACGTCCCCGAGGCCTCCAAGGACAAGATCGCCAAGCTCGCCCCGAGCGTCGGCGTCTCCGTCTACGACCGTCAGCTGACCGCTCCGCTCCAGCGCATGTGGGAGCTGGCCGAGTCGCTCGGCGCCGACATGACGGCGGCCGCGGTCACCGACGCCAAGAAGAAGTTCGAGGACGCGGCCGCCCGGCTGCGCGCCGCCGCGAAGGCCAAGCCCGAGATCAAGGTGCTGGCCGGTTCCGCGAGCGAGGCGCTCTTCTACGTCTCCGGCACCAACCTCTCCATCGACCTGGAGTACTTCAAGGCCCTCGGCGTGAACTTCGTCGAGCCGCCGGAGAGCGCGAAGGCGGAGGGTGGCGGCTGGTACGAGTCGCTGAGCTGGGAGAACGTCGACAAGTACGCGGCCGACATCATCATGATGGACGACCGTTCCTCGACCATCCAGCCGGCCGACATCGCCGAGGCGACCTGGAAGAAGCTGCCCGCGGTGAAGGCCGGTCAGGTCATCGCGCGGTCGCCGGAGCCGATTCTCTCCTACGCGAAGTGCGTGCCGCTGCTGGAGAACCTCGCCGAGGCGCTCGAGAACGCGAAGAAGGTTGCCTGA